A single genomic interval of Helianthus annuus cultivar XRQ/B chromosome 6, HanXRQr2.0-SUNRISE, whole genome shotgun sequence harbors:
- the LOC110865078 gene encoding zinc finger CCCH domain-containing protein 34 codes for MEMSQSDPVTEQTGLEEPVWQLGLGGGLESYPERPDAADCIYYLRTGFCGYGSRCRFNHPRDRGGSGYGAVRSSGGEEYPDRPGEPVCQYYMRTGMCKFGASCKYHHPRHGVGSSSTVPLNMSGYPLRPGEKECSYYVKTGQCKFGVTCKFHHPQPTAVIPPPPQGPPPESTPSAIYPSQVAASQPYGVFARPSLLPGSYMPTPYSPVLLPPGMVPFPGWNPYQAPVSPAASPNTVGAAQFYAVTPQLSHPPPPYTGSYLSLPSSSSKKEHSFPERPGEPECQYYLKTGDCKFGSSCRYHHPPEWTVPKSNFVLSPMGLPLRPGAPLCTHYSQKGVCKFGPSCKFDHPMGTLSYSPSASSLADMPVAPYPVGSSIVTLAPSSSSSELRPDLVSSSKEDGLSTSMPSGSASSSLSQSMPVSDSTGGTGTITITRHHST; via the exons ATGGAGATGTCACAGTCCGATCCGGTGACTGAACAAACAGGGCTCGAAG AGCCTGTGTGGCAGTTAGGGTTGGGGGGTGGGTTGGAATCATACCCTGAAAGACCCGATGCAGCTGATTGTATCTATTATTTGAGAACAGGGTTTTGTGGCTACGGTTCTCGGTGTCGGTTTAACCATCCTCGTGATCGCGGCGGTTCG GGTTATGGAGCTGTGAGGTCGAGTGGCGGTGAGGAGTACCCCGATCGTCCTGGTGAACCCGTTTGTCAG TACTACATGCGAACAGGAATGTGCAAGTTTGGTGCTTCCTGTAAGTATCATCATCCGAGACATGGAGTTGGATCATCAAGTACAGTGCCGTTAAATATGTCTGGATACCCTCTTCGTCCT GGTGAAAAAGAGTGTTCATACTATGTTAAAACAGGGCAGTGTAAGTTTGGGGTCACCTGTAAATTCCATCATCCCCAGCCTACCGCCGTCATTCCGCCGCCACCACAGGGACCGCCACCTGAATCTACGCCTTCCGCTATATACCCATCTCAGGTTGCCGCTTCCCAGCCATACGGGGTATTTGCAAGACCGTCTCTTCTTCCGGGCTCATATATGCCCACACCTTACAGCCCGGTGCTACTTCCACCAGGAATGGTCCCGTTTCCCGGATGGAATCCTTATCAG GCGCCTGTAAGTCCAGCGGCTTCTCCAAATACGGTTGGAGCGGCCCAGTTTTATGCAGTAACTCCCCAATTATCTCATCCTCCTCCTCCGTACACCGGATCTTACCTTTCTTTACCGTCTTCTTCTAGTAAAAAAGAACATTCCTTTCCGGAAAGACCCGGTGAACCCGAATGTCAGTATTACTTGAAAACAGGGGATTGTAAATTTGGTTCTTCGTGTAGATACCATCATCCACCAGAATGGACCGTACCAAAGTCAAACTTTGTTCTTAGCCCAATGGGCCTCCCCCTCCGTCCA GGCGCGCCTCTTTGTACACATTACAGTCAAAAGGGGGTGTGTAAGTTCGGGCCATCATGCAAATTTGATCACCCGATGGGGACGTTAAGCTACAGCCCGTCTGCATCTTCACTAGCTGACATGCCGGTTGCACCGTATCCGGTCGGCTCGTCTATTGTCACCCTAGCCCCGTCATCATCTTCGTCTGAATTGAGGCCGGACCTTGTTTCGTCATCCAAAGAAGACGGTCTCTCCACCAGCATGCCTAGCGGCTCAGCCAGTTCAAGTTTGTCCCAAAGCATGCCGGTTTCTGATTCAACTGGCGGCACCGGCACCATCACCATCACCCGTCACCATTCCACATAA
- the LOC110865079 gene encoding serine/threonine protein phosphatase 2A 55 kDa regulatory subunit B beta isoform, whose product MDDVAMAPEGLEWKFSQVFGERAAGEEVQEVDIISAIEFDKTGDHLATGDRGGRVVLFERTDKIDGGVHRRVLEAMDCSSSQHPEFHYKTEFQSHEPEFDYLKSLEIEEKINNIRWCQTANNAMFLLSTNDKTIKFWKVQEKKIKKVCNFNLDPPKPAINGFVTTSNAPTLFKTCFTNGGSNDNPLNFRNNNISLRGLTSLHLPTVTSHETSLLARCRKTYAHAHDYHINSISNNSDCETFISADDLRINLWNLEISSQSFNIVDKKPANMEDLTEVITSAEFHPSHCNMLAYSSSKGSIRLIDLRQSALCDTHSKVFEEHEAPGSKSFFSDIISSISDIKFSKGGRYILSRDYMTLKMWDINMGSGPVATFQVHEHLRPKLCDLYENDAIFDKFECCLSGDGQRVATGSYSHLFRVFGCSEGSTEATTLEATKNPTRRQVQTPPRFLRSPGGSDDINGNSFDLTTKLLHLAWHPSENSIACAASNSLYMYYA is encoded by the exons ATGGACGATGTGGCTATGGCTCCTGAGGGTTTAGAGTGGAAGTTCTCTCAGGTTTTTGGTGAACGTGCTGCAGGAGAAGAGGTTCAAGAAG TTGATATCATTTCAGCAATAGAATTCGATAAAACTGGCGATCATCTTGCAACCGGAGATCGTGGGGGCCGTGTGGTTTTGTTCGAAAGAACCGACAAAATAGAT GGGGGTGTTCATCGTAGAGTTTTAGAGGCAATGGATTGTTCCAGCAGCCAACACCCTGAATTTCACTATAAAACCGAATTTCAAAGTCATGAACCAGAG TTTGACTATCTAAAGAGCTTGGAAATCGAGGAGAAAATAAACAATATCCGATGGTGTCAGACGGCTAACAACGCCATGTTTTTGCTATCCACTAACGATAAAACCATAAAGTTCTGGAAG GTTCAAGAAAAGAAGATCAAGAAGGTATGCAACTTTAATCTAGACCCTCCAAAACCGGCAATCAACGGTTTCGTAACTACCTCAAATGCGCCTacattgtttaaaacatgttttacaaACGGAGGAAGCAACGACAATCCGCTGAATTTTAGGAACAACAATATTTCGTTGAGGGGACTTACATCTCTACATTTACCTACG GTAACCAGTCACGAAACTAGCCTTTTAGCTAGATGTCGTAAAACATATGCTCATGCGCATGACTATCATATTAATTCCATCTCAAATAACAG TGACTGTGAAACATTTATATCCGCCGATGATCTCCGTATAAACCTTTGGAATTTGGAAATTAGCAGTCAAAGTTTCAATATCGTTGACAAGAAGCCTGCAAACATGGAGGATTTAACCG AGGTGATAACGTCAGCAGAGTTTCATCCTTCACACTGTAATATGTTGGCGTATAGTAGCTCAAAAGGCTCAATTAGGCTAATTGATTTGCGACAATCAGCTTTATGTGACACTCATAGCAAAGT gtttgaagaacatgaagctCCTGGTTCTAAATCTTTCTTTTCGGATATTATATCTTCAATTTCTGACATTAAATTCTCGAAGGGGGGTCGGTACATACTAAGCCGTGATTACATGACCCTTAAG ATGTGGGATATAAATATGGGTTCTGGCCCAGTTGCAACTTTTCAGGTGCATGAACATTTGAGACCCAAG TTATGTGATCTATATGAAAACGATGCAATCTTCGACAAATTTGAATGTTGTCTCAGTGGAGATGGACAGCGAGTAGCAACTGGTTCATACAG CCATCTGTTTCGTGTTTTCGGTTGTTCTGAGGGCAGCACAGAAGCAACAACTTTGGAGGCAACCAAGAATCCCACAAG GAGGCAAGTCCAGACACCTCCAAGATTCTTAAGATCCCCTGgag GATCGGATGACATAAATGGAAATAGTTTTGATTTAACAACAAAGTTGCTCCACCTTGCATGGCACCCAAGTGAAAACTCGATCGCCTGTGCTGCTTCAAACAGTTTGTATATGTATTATGCATGA